One segment of Psychromonas sp. psych-6C06 DNA contains the following:
- a CDS encoding OFA family MFS transporter yields the protein MKNRWLIAASAVGIHGSIGSVYAWSVFNLPLEQTFGWDKSSVASTFSLAIFFLGLSAAIMGHFVERHGPRKAGLIAATFWGVGLLVAGVGTSIGNIYLLWLGYGVLGGIGLGVGYITPVSTLVKWFPDRRGFATGLAIMGFGFGAMIAGPVFGYMMEQYSIPTTFFTAGVVYMIVMYLSALYLERPPEGWMPEGMKAAVESGTTKVTQDLTQQTANEAIKTAPFYWLWIMMFINISCGIGVIYSASPLAQETIGISPTEAAAVVGLMAVFNGIGRLGWATFSDTLGRPNTYIAFFILQIALFLILPNIASVLLFQVVLFTIMTCYGGGFATLPAFIGDLFGTKQLGAIHGYILTAWALAGLVGPQIAAYLRSATGSYELTLYIFSGAFIVALAVSILMKNYISKARAKLESVSA from the coding sequence ATGAAAAACCGTTGGCTCATTGCAGCTTCAGCTGTTGGTATTCACGGCTCAATCGGATCAGTATACGCTTGGAGTGTGTTTAACCTTCCACTAGAACAAACCTTCGGCTGGGATAAATCTTCTGTCGCAAGTACGTTCAGTTTAGCTATCTTCTTTCTTGGTTTATCTGCTGCTATTATGGGGCACTTCGTTGAACGTCACGGCCCACGAAAAGCAGGATTAATCGCAGCCACTTTTTGGGGTGTCGGCTTGTTAGTCGCAGGTGTCGGAACATCCATTGGTAATATATATCTACTTTGGTTAGGTTATGGCGTGTTAGGTGGTATTGGTCTTGGCGTAGGTTACATTACCCCCGTTTCAACATTAGTGAAATGGTTCCCGGATCGTCGAGGGTTTGCAACCGGACTTGCTATCATGGGCTTTGGTTTTGGTGCAATGATCGCAGGACCAGTCTTTGGCTATATGATGGAGCAGTACTCTATCCCGACCACCTTTTTCACGGCTGGCGTGGTTTATATGATTGTCATGTATTTATCAGCACTGTATCTAGAACGCCCACCAGAGGGTTGGATGCCTGAAGGCATGAAAGCGGCGGTTGAATCAGGTACAACAAAAGTAACGCAAGATTTAACACAACAAACGGCTAATGAAGCAATTAAAACCGCACCTTTTTATTGGTTATGGATCATGATGTTTATCAACATCTCCTGTGGTATCGGCGTTATTTACTCCGCGTCACCTTTAGCACAAGAAACGATCGGAATTAGTCCAACAGAGGCAGCAGCTGTCGTTGGCCTTATGGCAGTATTTAATGGCATTGGCCGCTTAGGCTGGGCAACATTCTCAGATACATTAGGACGTCCAAACACCTATATTGCTTTCTTCATTTTACAAATTGCACTGTTCTTGATTCTGCCAAATATTGCCAGTGTTCTTTTATTCCAAGTCGTATTGTTTACCATCATGACCTGTTACGGTGGCGGTTTTGCAACATTACCTGCTTTTATAGGCGATCTGTTTGGTACGAAGCAATTAGGTGCGATCCACGGTTATATTCTCACTGCATGGGCGCTAGCAGGTTTGGTTGGCCCTCAAATAGCTGCATACCTTCGCTCTGCAACAGGAAGCTATGAGCTGACGCTCTATATTTTCAGTGGCGCGTTCATTGTGGCACTTGCGGTATCAATATTAATGAAAAACTATATTAGTAAAGCAAGAGCGAAATTAGAGTCAGTAAGCGCATAA
- a CDS encoding LysR family transcriptional regulator: protein MDISFDQLKSMVVFAQVIEQGTLTGAAKRIGLSRAVVSYHIKKLEAHLGIKLINRSTRTLSLTEAGSEYYQHCRSIAESASAANQQIENLKHDPVGTLKITCPVNVGLQTIVPALNEFRKIYPKIELDLLLTDEVINIMKEGIDLAIRGAPLPDSGLQATKLSTLSTCLCAAPSYFERNLIPKHPTDLINHQWVIYKLTSTTLELFKGSRSFSIEMKGTIKTNNAAARTAFVEGGHGLARIPSYDAIPKIQQGTLVSVLDDYSMNDINVYGVFPPGSTDSKKLRLLLDYLKGYFVKSALVIT from the coding sequence GTGGATATTTCATTTGATCAATTAAAAAGTATGGTGGTTTTTGCTCAGGTCATTGAACAGGGAACACTCACCGGTGCAGCCAAACGTATCGGCTTGTCACGTGCGGTGGTGAGTTATCACATAAAAAAATTGGAAGCACACCTCGGTATTAAGCTGATTAATCGTTCCACACGTACACTCTCGCTCACCGAAGCGGGCAGTGAATATTATCAGCACTGTCGAAGCATTGCAGAGTCAGCCTCAGCGGCCAACCAGCAAATTGAAAATTTGAAACATGATCCCGTCGGTACACTGAAAATAACTTGTCCTGTGAATGTAGGTCTACAAACTATCGTCCCTGCATTAAATGAGTTTCGAAAAATCTATCCAAAAATAGAGTTAGATTTACTGCTTACCGATGAAGTGATTAACATCATGAAAGAAGGAATTGATTTAGCAATTCGTGGCGCCCCACTACCAGATAGTGGATTGCAAGCCACCAAGCTTTCTACCCTTTCAACTTGCCTGTGTGCAGCCCCCAGCTATTTTGAAAGAAATCTGATACCAAAACACCCGACTGACTTAATCAATCATCAATGGGTTATTTATAAACTCACCTCCACGACCCTTGAGTTATTTAAAGGCAGTCGTTCATTTAGCATCGAGATGAAAGGCACCATTAAAACTAACAACGCAGCAGCTAGAACAGCCTTTGTAGAAGGAGGACATGGTTTAGCACGTATTCCAAGTTACGATGCAATCCCTAAGATTCAGCAAGGGACGTTGGTATCGGTATTAGATGATTACAGCATGAACGATATCAATGTTTATGGTGTTTTTCCGCCGGGGAGTACCGACTCTAAAAAGCTACGATTATTACTCGATTATTTAAAAGGGTATTTTGTAAAGTCGGCATTAGTAATTACTTAA
- a CDS encoding type 1 glutamine amidotransferase domain-containing protein has protein sequence MSTKKILMVLTSHDELGNSGEKTGFWVEEFAAPYYAFKEAGVEITLASPLGGHPPIDPKSELNDFQTPATEKFYKDDETQQLLAQTDVLSKLNADDFDAVFYPGGHGPLWDLTENSDSITLIESFLNNDKPVATVCHATAALLNVKDRDGEFAVKGKAISGFTNSEEAAVQLTDIVPFLLEDALIKRGADYQKIDDWHPFAVQDALIITGQNPASSILVAQKLLNQLNA, from the coding sequence ATGAGTACTAAGAAAATATTAATGGTGTTAACTTCACATGATGAGTTAGGTAATAGCGGTGAAAAAACTGGCTTTTGGGTAGAAGAATTTGCTGCCCCTTATTATGCTTTCAAGGAAGCGGGTGTTGAGATAACACTCGCATCACCATTGGGTGGACACCCGCCGATTGACCCGAAAAGTGAATTGAATGACTTTCAAACACCGGCTACTGAAAAATTCTATAAAGATGATGAAACACAGCAACTTCTTGCGCAAACAGATGTTTTATCTAAGCTCAATGCTGATGACTTCGATGCAGTTTTTTATCCTGGTGGACATGGTCCATTATGGGATTTAACAGAAAATAGTGATTCGATCACTTTAATCGAATCTTTTTTAAACAACGATAAGCCGGTTGCAACGGTTTGTCATGCCACCGCTGCTTTGTTAAATGTCAAAGACCGTGATGGTGAGTTTGCTGTAAAAGGTAAAGCCATCTCTGGCTTTACAAATAGTGAAGAAGCGGCGGTTCAGTTAACTGATATCGTGCCGTTTTTATTAGAAGATGCATTAATTAAACGAGGAGCAGATTATCAAAAAATCGATGATTGGCATCCCTTTGCAGTACAAGATGCTTTGATTATTACCGGGCAAAACCCAGCAAGCTCAATATTGGTTGCACAAAAATTATTAAACCAACTTAACGCTTAA